The genomic segment agcaaatagaagaaaaaaatgaaggcacAGTCCTCTTCTCAAGAGTTTAAATGGAAAAGTTGTTACGTTAAAACTCAATGAATAGTTGAGTATACTAGTACACTAAACTCCAAAGATCAGACTTTTTCTTATATGCAGTAAGGTAAAATGATCTTTCTGTATGCTtagatgtttgttttctttagggGGGCAGAGTGAGGGATAAAGGGATaaaattgtgcttttaatttactGGGATGTCTCTCAACATTTCTAATTTTACGCTAAGATAAGAAACTCTAAGGCTAAAAATAATGTCCTCTAAAATTAATAACTTCAGCAAATCCCTGACTGGTTTTATCTTATCTTTTCAAATGTTCCTAGTAAAACCACAATTCTGGATAAATAACCATCCTCCAATTCAGTACCTGCACAAGATAGCTGCAGAAAGCCATAAAATTGTGCAAAGTGGACCCAGCATTTTTTGTCTCTATACCACCTCTCTTCAAGCACCAGGACTCCCACATACACCAGCTCGTCAGTGCTTTCCTCACCTTCTACCTCAGAGAAGACTGAAGTCTTCAGAGGGAAACTCAACTTCCTATCACTTCCCACCCAAATTCAAAAGAGCCTAGGCTCATCTCTTTAGGGACTCGTCTTTATCTTTCATTTACTCATTATCTGCAAGTGACTTAGCAAGTGCataatatgtattaattttatgCCTTTACAAAATTATATTGGATGAGGTTACCCTGCCAGCGATGGTCACTGTATAAGTGTGAGAGTCTGCCAACCAGTGTGTACATGTCAACAGGGTCCTGCAGCTCTCAGCAcatcctgatatatatatatatatatatatatatatatataccactcTTGGGATGATCAGAAATATGTGGGTTTTTTGGtagttgtttttttggggggagggagaagtggggCATGTTAAAggtgaaaaaaacttaaaaaaacttaaaagagtTAAAAAGGTAGTTAAGAAGTGGCGGACGGAGACCAGTGGATCCTGCGACTGTGGAGGGCAAGCATTTGTAGCATTTTATCTTGTCTACACATGGGGGACTGAGGAGTTTGAGAAATCCAGGAGGAAGAATCCAGCCACCTATGAAAATGACAAATGAGCAACTCGTATGGAGGATGGTTCCCTGTCTCTGAAAGACCCTCCTCAGGGAGAGGAGTCTACATTATATAGTGTCTTGAAGACACAATAAACTTCTTatgggctgaaaaaaaaaaggtagttaaCTTGTAAGAAAACAAGCCGGTGTCTCTCTATAAGAAGTATCTGAAAAAAAGCCAGAATCCTTTAAAAACATGCACGTGGACAAATTTTGCTACTAACTTTTTATATTGAAGAACTGTATAAAAACCTTAGAAAAAGTTCAATCATGAGAGTAGTTTCTGTCGTGATTTCTTTAGTCTACTAAATTCAAtgttttaactttataataataaatccGTGAATATTTGCAGTttgatacattttgaaaatgttacCTGAAAACCTAGTTTCTGCAGACTGCGGGCTAGACGTCTGGCACCAAATTTAGCTTCTTCTTCACTATggttttaggggggaaaaaaagattgttATATAGGAAATCAATTTTATACTGAGGAACATGACAAACGGTACATATGATTTTGTTCCTAAGTCTACAAATGTTCCTTCCATGAGGGGTaagtcaaaaaattaaaaacccaagTAAAATTTACCTTGTTGCTCCAGTGCAAATAATTTTTCCTGAGGACCAAATTGTAGCTGTAATTCTAGGTTTTCTAAGTTTCATTAatactttctgaaaaaaaaagtacataataAGGATTAATTTTCATATACAGAGTgaacaaaagtaggcttacagttgtgagtatgcgaaacagttattcttaataattattattaattattgtataatttttccTCCAAACAACTACAAACAttctttgccccaccctgtatgcttCTGTTCTGTGgctattttaatgtttaaatactATTCCAAGCTTACCCACGATCAAAATAACTGTTCCCTACATCATCCAACCATTCTGAAATCAAGTACCATACTGAACAAAAGAATGTATTAATCCAAAAGGacacttaattaaaaaatacatggacTGTATAAATCTCTCACTAATACTTAAAACGCATGAACTACCAAGTATTGTAAACATTTCTTCTCTCATTCCACTCCAGTCACATAACTACAATTTATAATTTGCATGGATCCTCAAATATTGGAAATTTGTTCACATCTCATGAGCTGTGCAGAAGCTGTTATTTTCAACTGGaatatttttccttcatattttcatttcattcaagTTTCTCACCAGATGTCACCTCcacagagaggccttccctgactctTCCACCAAAACACCCATTCCTTTATTGCTCTGCTTTCTTCAGCTTCATGGTATCCATCACTACTTGACATTGACTTACAGTTAAAATGCCTATTACATATTCTAGTTCTATATGCAAATTTTGAAAGCAGGAGAAAAGTTGGAGCTAGAGATGTAATTTTAGATATGAAAGCATTTAAAGCTATGGGTATGGATAAAATTATTTACAGAGTGAGTATAAATAGGTGAAGAACTAAGATCCAAGATAATATGTGAATTTAAGTTTTCATCGCAACTTTTCATTTATGGAAATATTTATCATATGCCCATTCTGTGTAAGagataaatgtttactgaataatGTAGCACATAAATGAATCAGATATTTCTCCTTAAAACTCTTGTTTACAGTCTGaggttttccttttctctgctaTATGCCATATTATCAAACTAGAAAGTTATTAAATCTGGGAAGACAAAAATTAACAAAGACACAAAGTAAAATCTGAgctaaaataagtataaaatttcCAACAGAAGTGGCTGGGAAACATTAGACTGAGTTTATTCTACGTTTGTCTTTCACCACCAGCTTGTCCATCAACTCAGCCTTTTCAGTTAACGTTCCTAGGAAAAATTACTTCCCTGCCATATGGTATATTAAAAGTTTCAAAGTAGCATTAGCAAACTTTTTAGCAAacatatttattccttttttaaaaaataaagatggcatTATTGAACTTGAAAATCTTTAATTGTGGgtcattgaaaattttaattcatcttCACTTAGTTTCTAGCACTAAGAACTAATAATATTTTTCCTAAGTATACTGGCATCTAATTTTTAGAGCTTAAATAAAGCCTTCAGATACAttcttattttcataaaaaaatatatgatatataatctCATCATTCTTTGGTTTATAAAAGCCAAATGAACACCCACTGTCATGTATGTTAATCTCAAAACACTAAGGTTAAAAAAGCAAGTTAAcagcttttattttcaatattatagGTTTTACAAAAACTACAATTTAGAATGTACAGGGTAGGATATGAACCATATTTTCAGCAATTTGCTACTGAAAGAATACCAACTATCTTGGCTAATTAAAGAGGGCTATGACAACATGCTACAAAATTTACAATCTGACTTTCTCTATTCTAGGACACCATTCAaatataattatctatatatataaaagcctaagcaaccggccaatggccggtagctatgacacacactgatcaccaggggggcagacactcaatgcaggagcagaaaccacaggcatggaaacatgggacagactaatgaatttcagagggaagcggggagggagaaggcaggaagagattaaccaaagatcttatgtgtaccggtggggtccctcggcctggcctgcggggatcaggctgaaaccggctctccaacttCCCTTgaggaatcccagattgtgagaaggtggaGGCCAGGCCGAAGAACCTCACTGTGCAcaaattgtgcactgggcctctagtatttaaataaatatacacgTAAAGTATAAAAGTCGCCTTTTTCAGTCAAAAGAAATTGAGAGAACAGTATAAAATGTCTAGTAGCCAATGAGTTCTTTGGTAAGACTTGGAGATAAGTATCTCCAAAAGCTGCTACTTCATGAGAAAAGGAGCCACTTCTACAGGGCTCACTATTGTATCCAGCACAACTAGCACATGGTAAGGTGCTCATAAACTATCTATAGCAGTGGTCGCGaatctttcggacctcacggaccaccagtggtccacacgGACCACCAGCTGGCGACGGCTGCTCTATAGAACAAACACATTTTAGTACATCATCCCTAGTACTAAACAATTAGCATACATACCAAAATTCAGATACTTACTCCAACATCACGCTTATAAATTACATTTGCTCCTTCCAAAGCAATCTTCCTTAAGTTCAAATGGCATCTTGTTCTAAAAACACAGACTACATTTGTAATTAAAATGTCCAATGCAACATCACTGTCTGCATCCATTGGGGTAGTTTAAAAACTTAGCTTCCCACCACGAAGATCACATcctgagaaacaaaataaaataaagtaattaaacttTAATGTCTTCTGAATTTTTCACaaataaacttgaaaattaaaatgcaaaaaaatctatactatttatttttaaatgttactcaAATCAAGTCATGTCCCTTATATTCCCCACTAAAAATGCCAATTTTAGAAGATATCTTTAAAATCTAACTTTCATTCCTTAAATTTAATAAGTAACTTTTACACGCCAGGAGGCTGCCAAACTTATCTCCTGCTACTTGCCTATACAACCACTGTGTTCCAGGTGTATCACGGTTATGGCAATTCTCCAAACACGCCAAGCTGAAGGGCTGCACTTTGTGGTTCCAATGTCTAATCATTAATGGCACTATAACCCATCTCACATTTGCTAGGGCTATAAAAAGTCTGACCTATTTTTCACTTATTTCAAGTAAATGACTTAATTAAGTTTAAAGAAgcagaaatattatttataacacataaacaaatggttCTCATTtaccagtcattcattcattattcccCTACTGAACACCTAGACATTGAGGATACTGGAGAAAAAAGGTGAATGAGACCAAGCTTtttgtcctcaaggagctcacagacgtgtgtgtgtgtgtgtgtggtgtgtaggaAGGCGCTCTAACAAGTAGTTAGCACAATACTATTTTTATTGAGATCACAATCTTCCAAAATACATATCATTTTAAAACTACTGACAGGAGCATtaccataaacaaacaaaatgagcCCTGGCTTGTACTATGAGCCCTAGCTTGTACTATGCAAAAGACCCATATTCCAGctaaaaaaattttctttgacTGGGATTCCACatcttaaataaataagtaatgatGACTCACCTTACCTaatttacaaagagaaaatcagGAAATGGTAACAGATATAAATTATTATGTGACTAAATCAATGAAGACGCCAAGTGtccaaataaagaaaattcaaTTTTGTTTTCCTGCCTTCCACTATACTAGAACCCAGCAACAAGCCAGACCAAGACTTCGGCACCTCCACAGGACCAGACTGCATCCAATTCTGTGTGTCAATTGTTCCTCAACTTCATTGTATTTTCTCACTCTTATGTTCCCTACAATCTGCttactttctcatttttctgttctttgtatGTGTTTAAGCAAACTCAAATGATTTTTATGTATAAGGTGTGGGGTAGGGGTGGCAGTGACCCTTAttaatagatatatagattaatAAGCAGAGGACAGAGGCAGTTATCAATACTGATCTTAAGCAGCAGGCTCAATGTCTGAATAATCAATTACTAGTTATGACAACGTGGGCAAGTTATGCAGTcactctgtgccttggttttctcagATGTGACATGTAATAAGGATGGTGCCCATGAGATAGTACTGGGggattatataaaatgtatgaaaaGTACTTAGCACATATATCTtggaaataataacataaaaccaAAAGTGATTGTGGATAAAATGAGTTCAAATCAACTGGCAGAACAGAAGTTTCTTAGCATCACTTCCCATGATTACATTATAACTGTGAGGTAGAGGCTCCAAGTTGTTCACCCCAACATCCACTCCATCCTTCCTTCACAAGGAACAGAACCCAGCTGTCTAGCCACATACATTGTGgcataaataaaatactacaCATTTCAGGCTCCCAGGCAACAGGTACAGCCAAAAAGTCACATGACTCTGGGACTCtg from the Eptesicus fuscus isolate TK198812 chromosome 10, DD_ASM_mEF_20220401, whole genome shotgun sequence genome contains:
- the LOC103305497 gene encoding TATA box-binding protein-like 1 isoform X2; the encoded protein is MDADSDVALDILITNVVCVFRTRCHLNLRKIALEGANVIYKRDVGKVLMKLRKPRITATIWSSGKIICTGATSEEEAKFGARRLARSLQKLGFQVIFTDFKVVNVLAVCNMPFEIRLPEFTKNNRPHASYEPELHPAVCYRIKSLRATLQIFSTGSITVTGPNVKAVATAVEQIYPFVFESRKEIL